The Rathayibacter caricis DSM 15933 genomic sequence GCGCCGGGAGAGAAGGCACCCACGATGAGAATTGCTGACGTGATTGCCGAGGTGATGGTTCTTCCGTGCTTGGACAAAGCGATCTCCCTTAAGGACTAGTGAGTCAACGTTCAGCGTGAGCGAATTCCACGCACTCCGGATGGTATTGAGTAATGACTTTCTCGCACAAGCAAGGGGATCACCGACATCACTTCAAGTCGACTCTTAAGGGGACCGATCGGGGTACATTGGCCCGCTTCAAAAGGACAGAGGCGTCTTGACGGTGGGCATATTGCGCCATCTGTAGCTAAAGGATATGCGAAGCCGTATTGCGTGGAAGTCGAGTCATCGACCGGTATCCTGCACCGCCTCGATGACCATCGGCGCGGAGGGTCGCCGCGCGGTCGGCCATCTCGACTGTCCGCGGCACACGTTGAGGGACGTCGTCAAAGGGCCGCTGACGCAGCCGAACTTGAAGAGAGCCCGAGCGTGCTCCGACCAACGCCCGACCCCGCGGCGTCGAACGCTTGCGCACCCTCTTAAGGGACTGCTCACGCTAAACCTGATCGTCAGCGAGTCCTGAGACCATGCGCTGCGCTATAGACACGCACCAGGAAAGGATCGTGTTGGGACGACCCGAGCTTTCCTGCATGGCGCTCGCCGCGCCGTGTGCGGAATCTACGCTCGTGGATCGTGAGGGAATTCTTCGTCAACGGCCCGCGACTCCTGTGAAGCGGAGTCGCGGGCCGTTCGTGTCGGAAGGGACCGTCAGACCGTCTGCGCGAACGGGTCGAAGTCGACCGGCACCGCCGGCACCGGCGCCGACAGGGTGCTGTCGACCGCGACGAATCCGCCGTTCTCGGCCGACTCCTGCGCCGAGAGCATGACGTCGAGCACGTGGAAGCCGAGCTCGCCGGTGGCCACGTGCGGACGGTCCTCGGCGATGGCGCGGACCATGTCGAGCAGCCCGAGGCCGCGGCCCACGACCGTGCCCTTCTGCTCGATCTCGGTCCACTCCTGCTCGCCCCACGCGCCGTCGGCGATCGAGGTCGGGGCCTTCACGAACGCCGTGCGGCCCTCGAACTGGTTCGGGTCCGGGATCACGAGCGATCCCTCCGTCCCGTGGATCTCGAAGACGCCGTGGCGCTCGAGAGCGGAGTCGAAGCTCAGGAGGCTCGCCGCCTGCTGGCCCGCGGCGAACGAGGTCAGCACCTGCAGCGAGGTGGGGACCTCGACCGGGAACGTCGTGCCGGCGTCGGGTCCGGAGCGGATGACCCGCTCCTGGAGCTTCTTGCGCCCGAGGGCCGCCACGCGCTCGACCGGGCCGAAGAGGCTGACGAGGCCGGTGAAGTAGTACGGGCCCATGTCGAGCAGCGGGCCGGCGCCCTGGGCGAAGAGGAACGCGGGGCTCGGGTGCCAGAGGTCCGGTCCGACGGTCTGGAACGTGGTGGAGGCGAACATCGGCTCGCCGATGACGCCCTCCGCGATCGCGCGCTTCGCGGTCTGGAAGCCCGGGCCGAGGACGGTGTCCGGCGCGGAGCCGACCCGGAGGCCTTTCGCGGCGGCGTCCTGCAGCAGCTGCGCGGCGGCCGCGCGGTCGAGACCGAGCGGCTTCTCGCTCCAGACGTGCTTGCCGGCGGCGATCGCGGCGGCCGAGACCTCGATGTGCGCGGCGGGGATCGTCAGATTGACGACGACCTGCACATCGGGGTGGGCGAGGACGTCCTCGGCCGAGCCCCAGGCGGGGATGCCGTGCTTCTCGGCCTGGCTCTTCGCCCGGTCGAGGATCAGGTCGCCGACGACGAGCACCTCGACGTCCGGGAAGGAGGCCAGGTTCTCGAGGTAGGTGTCGCTGATGACGCCGACGCCGATGACGCCGATGCCGATGGGGCCGCTCATGCCGCGTACCCGCCCTTCACGAGGAAGTCGTAGCTCGCCTGGATGTCGGCGAAGACGTCTCCGGGGGCGTTGTCGTACTCGATGACGGCGTACTCGATCGACCCTTCTCCGGCCTTGAGCGCCTCGACGAGCGGCACGTCGCCCTCGCCCGGGCGGCGCTGGTCGAGGGTGTCGGAGCCGAACGCGGCGGCCCCGGGAGCGAACGGGTTCTCGGCCGGAGCGATCCCGTCCTTGACGTGCACGGCCACCAGGCGCGAGCCCAGCTTGGAGACGAGCGCCGCGACGTCCTGGCCGCCGGTCAGCGCCCAGAACAGGTCGAGCTCGATCTCCACGCGCTCGTCGGTGCTCGCGATGAAGCGCTCGTACGCGGTCTGCCCGTCGAAGGAGGCGATGAACTCCTGCGCGTGGTTGTGGTAGCCGACCTTGAGGCCGAAGGTCGCGGCGATCTCGGCGGCCTTGTTCAGGCGGTCGGCGATGTCGGCGACGCCGTCCTCGGTCAGCCAGCGCTCGACCGGGACGAAGGGGTCGATGACGGTCCGGATGCCGATCTGCGCGGCCGCCTCGAAGACGACCTCGGGCGCGGGCGTCGGGATGGAGCCGTCCGGGGTCCACAGCTCGTCCGAGAGCAGCGGGGCGTGCCCGGTCGGAGCGGCGAGGCCGCTCGCGTCGAGGGCGGCGCGGATCTCGGCGGGGCGGCCCACGAAGTCGAACGCCTCGACGTTCCGGAGGCCGATGGCGGCGAGCTTGTCGAGCGACCCGTGCGGGTCGTCGGAGAACTGCTTGGCCAGCGTGTACAGCTGGACGGAGGCCAGAGGAAGGGTCATGGTCGGTACCGCTTTCATTCGTGGGGTGGAGCAGCCGGTCCGGATCAGGCGGACCGACCCGGTCTATCGGACTTTCCTGAGGGGGAGGATGACGGCGGGGCCGAGGAGCGCCGCCTCCGGGCAGACGGTGGAGTGCGATCCGTCGCCGGTCCGGGCGCTCGGGGAGGCGAGGACGCCGCCGACCAGCTTGGCGCGCATCCGCGGCAGTGCGTCGGTCTCATCGAGCGGTCCGAGAGCCGTCCGACGACCGGTCATGTCCGACTCCCCTCATCCTCGAGCGTGCCGCTGCGCAGTGTCGGCGCAGGAAACCTAGCAACGTGTGGTTTTCAGTATCCCCGCCCGACGCCGCGTGCGCAAGCGCGCACCGCCTCATTCCTCCCTGATGCGCGGGTCGATCCCGTACTGCGCGGGCACGCCGAGGTTCTCCCGCAGCGTGGCGCCGGGGTACTCGGTCGGGTAGAGCCCGCGCTGCTGCAGCAGGGGCACGACCTCGTCGACGAAGGTGTCGACGCCGTCCTCGTAGACGTCCGGCGAGATCCAGAAGCCGTCCACCGCGTCGGCCTCCATCCACTCCTGGATGTGGTCCGCATGCACCGCACCCGGACCGACGACGGTCGGGTGGTAGTCGATCACGCCGTGCGCGAGGACGTCCCGGGGGGACCAGCCCCGGCGGGCGACGTCGAGGGCGACACCGGACCGCGGGTCGGCCGAGGAGGGCCGGGCCGCTGCGAGCTCGCGCTCGGAGAGCGGCACGTCGATCCGATCGGGGCTCAGCGGCACGCCGATCATCGCGCCGAGGTGGGAGAGGCGCGCCTCGATCATGTCGCCGGCGATCGCGATCCGTCGGTCGAGTCCCTCGCGGACCGTCGGTGCGACGGTCGTCATCAGACCGGCGAAGTACTTCACCTCGTCCGGGTCGCGGCCCGCGTCCCGAGCGGCCCGACGCACGAGCTCGCGCTGAGCGCGGGCCTCCTCGATCGTCCACACCTCGGCGATGAAGCCGCTGGCGTAGCGCCCGGCGATCGACAGCAGGTGCGGGCTCGGGCCACCGGAGGTGAACACGACGGGCTGACCCTGCTCGGACGGCGGGATCGCCAGGGGCCCGCGGGACGCGACGTGCCGCCCCTGCAGGTTGATCGGTCGCAGCTTGGCCGGATCGATGAAGCGGTCTCCGGGCTGATCCCTGACCCAGGCGTCCTGCTCCCAGCTCCCCCAGAGGGCCTGGGTGATCTGGATCGCCTCGTGCGCGCGCTCGTACCGCTCGCCGCGCTCGGCGACCGGTCGGCCGTAGTTCGCCGCGACCGCCGGGTCGCTCGTCGTCACCGCGTTCCAGCCCGCCCGGCCGTGGCTGATCACATCGAGCGCCTTGAACTGGCGTGCCAGGTTGAACGGCTCCTGGAACGTGGTCGACCCGGTCGCGACGAAGCCGATGCGCTCGGTCGCCCGGGCGACGGCGGTGAGCGAGACCATCGGATCGAGGACGTTGCTGATCGTCGAGTGCTCGAGATCCCCGCGCACGGCCGGGAAGTCGGGGGTGAAGAGGAACGCGAACAGGCCTCGCTCCGCCGCCTGCGCGTACCGGATGCTCGCGTCGATGTCGGCGTAGTTTCCCGGATCGACCCCGGGCGCGCGCCAGGCGCCGTGGAGGTTGCCGTAGCCGTCGGTGAGGGTCATCCCGAGGATGACGTCGCGTGCAGTCATGGGTTCGTACTCCGGTTCATGAGGGAGGGCGGATGCGCGGCCACGGGCCGACGCGATGCCCCCGCGAGCGCCGACCGGACACAGCACCGCACCGTCGACGAGGGCGTCCGTCTCCAGTCTCGACATTCTCACTAGTGAGAAGGTCAATTCGCGGTGCCGCGCGGAGGAGCTCCGCTCAGCTCGCCTCGCTCCGCGACCGGACGCCCACCCGAGCGAGATCCTCGAGATAGCTCGTGAGGGCGTCGCGGTTGTGCGTGAGGAAGTCGATCTTCTCGCTCATCCGGTCGCGCTCGGTCTCGAGCAGGTCGAAGAGACCGGGGTCGGCGTTCTCGACGACGATGGACCGAGGTTGTCCCAGGCAGGGCAGGATGCTCGTCACGATCCGGGTGGGGATGCCGGCGTCGATGAGTCCCCTGACCTTGCCGACGCGGTCGATGAGGTAGTCGTCGTACTCCCGGTACCCGTTGTCGAGTCTCCGCGGGGTGATGAGCCCCTGCTCCTCGTAGTAGCGAAGCATCCGGGACGGGACTCCCGTCCGCTTCGACAGTTCTCCGATGCGCATCCGCTCTCCTCCGACGATTCGACCTTCACATTAGTGCGAAGGTCGACCGGGAAGGGCGCGGTGACACGACGAAGCCCGGCCGGACTCCGAGGAGCCCGGCCGGGCGGCGGTCACGAGCGGGGCGTCAGCGACGCGTGGTCGTCGCCTCCTCCGGAGTCGCCAGCTTCGCGGGGACCGACTCCCCCCTCTTCTCGTCGCTGTAGACCATCAGCGTCGATCCGGCGAGCGCCAGAACGATCGCGATCGTCCCGAAGACGCTGGGCAGGGTCTGGTAGAAGACGAGGGACACGGCGATGGTCAGCACGGGCGCGAGCGCATTGGTCGTCGGAGCCACGATGGACGCCTTGCCGCGGCTCAGCGCCATGACGAGGAACAGGGCGCCGACCGCGTTGAGGAGCTGCGTCGCGGCGGTGAGCGCCGGAGCCTGCCAGGGCACGTCCAGGGGCAGGCCGCCCATGCTCATCACGGCGAACGGCACCAGGAGGAGTCCGCTCACGGCCATCCAGGCGAACGTCGTCGCGTCGTTCACCCCGATGGTCGCGGCCTTGCGCATGAAGAACGCCTGCACACCCCAGGCGATGCTGACGAGGATCGCGATCACGAGCCAGGGTCCCGGCGTCGCCTCTCCGGACGCGCCGGCGATGCTGAACAGGACGATGGCGGCGAGGGCGGCGACGAGGCCGATGACGGCGAGTCGTCGCAGTCGTTCGCGGAGGAGGGCCACGGCCATCAGCACGGTGATCGCCGGCGAGACGGAGATGATCGGGAAGATCAGGTAGGCGGGTCCGGTCGAGAGCGCATTGAAGAGCAGCAGCTGCCCGCCGGCGCCCGTCAGCCCGATGAGGAGGCCGTAGATCGCCGCCGCGGGTCGGCGGTCGAACTTCTGGCCCCGCAGTGCGAAGGCCGCGGGGATGATCATGGTGAAGGCCCAGATCACGTAGATCATCTCGTCCGGGTAGCCGTAGAGGGTGATCGGGAGGGAGGAGAAGGCTCCCCACACCCCCCAGAAGAGCACCAGGAGGGCGGCGTAGAAGATCCAGGAGCGTGTCGTGTTCATGCGATGACCTCGGCTTTGACGTCGGTGGGAGGGGAGGAGGGGGTGGTGCGGTGGGGGGTCTAGTGCGAGGCGAGTCGCGCCAGAGCGCTCTCGGGGAGGGGCGTTCCCGCGGTCTTCGCGGCGTACAGCGCTCCGCCGACTCCCGGGCTGAAGCGCGGCGTCCGGATGTCGTAGTCCGCCGGCAGCGCGGACAGCGCGGCCACGAATCCGTCGCGGATGAGCGCCGTGCTGAACATGCCTCCCGAGTAGGAGACGGGGACCGGCTCGTCGAGGAAGCCCAGGTGCGTGCGCGTGGTCTCGACGATCTCGACGAGTTCGCTGCAGGCGTCGCGGAGGATGCGCTGCGCCACCTCGTCGCCGGCCTCGGCGGCCTGGACGACCGTCTTGGAGAGGTCGCCGATGTTCACCCGGAGGCCCTTCCACCGGTTGACCACCACATCGATGAGGTCGAGGTCGCCGAGGATCCCGGCCCGGGAGCGCATGAGCTCGTAGAGCGGGCCCCGAGGGAGGCGTCCGTCGCTCATCCGGCTGAAGGCGTTGAGCCCCTGGACGGCGATCCAATACCCGGAGCCCTCGTCGCCGAACAGCTCGCTCCACCCGCCGACGCGGTGCGTCGCGCCCTGACGCTCGCCGTAGGTCATCGAGCCGGTGCCGCTGATCACGTTGATGCCGTCGACGGCTCCGAGAGAGCCGGCCCAGCCGCAGACCATGTCGTTGTCGCAGGTGAAGCGGGTGTGTCCGAGGACGTCTCCGGGCAGGGCGTCGAGGCGCTCGATGTCCGAGCTGACCTCGCCGTACCCGGGGAGGCCGAAGAACGCCTGGTCGATGTCGGCCGGGGTGATGCGGGCCTGCGCGGTGATCTCGGCGAGACCGGCGGTCAGGATGCCGGTGACCAGCTCGATCCCCTCGGTGAAGTAGTAGCAGCTCGCCGTCGTCGTCCGTGCCGCGATGTGCCCGTCGTGGTCGAGGAGCACGAAGTCGGTCTTCGACCCGCCGCCGTCGACACCCAGGAAGAGAGCCACGGCTACTCCTCCCCGCGACCGGCGCGGCCGGAGGACGGCGTGAGCGGGTGGATCGTCACGCCGCGGACGACGCGGTTGACCGATCCGTCGGGGAACGGGTTGTCCGGGGTCATCCCGAGGGCGATCGAGAACGACAGGCCCAGGAGCTGCGCGACGACGACGTAGGCGACGGCGAGGGAGGAGTCGTCGAGTCCGTCGAGGTCCGCGAGCACCCAGTCGTCCGCCGTCGACTCGGGCACCGGAGTGGCCGAGACGGTGACGACGCGTTCCGGCGAGAGCGTCGTGCGCAGCTCGGCGACGATGTCGAGGTCGTAGCGGCGCGTGTACTCGTCCGAGGACAGGTAGACGATCACGAGGGTGGTGGCGTCCAGCACCGCCTTCGGGCCGTGGCGGAACCCGAGGGCGGAGTCGTAATAGGTCACGACCTTCCCGGCGGTGAGCTCGAGCAGCTTCAGGGCCGACTCCCGCGCGAGGCCGGTGAGGGGTCCGCTGCCCAGGTAGATCACGCGCTCGAAGTCCGAGGACGCGAGCCGGGTGATCTCGGAGCGCCGGTCGTCCAGGATCTGCGACGCGGCGGCCCGGAGCTTCGAGACGGCCGCGTCGTCGTCGCCGGTGAAGATCAGGAGGGCGGCGAGGAGCATCGACGTGAAGCTGGACGTCATGGCGAAGCCGCTGTCGTTGGACAGCGCCGGCATCAGGACGACGTGCGACGCGTCCCGCCCGTGGTGCGCGAGGTAGAGGGCGCCGGTCGGATCGCAGGTGATCACGAGGTGGCGGACCGAGGTGAGCACCTCATCGGCGAGGACCGTCGCGGCGGAGCTCTCGGGGCTGTTGCCCGAGCGGGCGAACGAGACGAGCAGCGTCGGCAGGTCCTCCGCCAGGTGCTGGCGCGGGTTCGACACGAGGTCGGTGGTCGCCACGGCGTCGACGCGTCGTCCGAGGAGACGCGTCAGGGCGGGGGCCGCGATGTCGCCGACGAAGGCCGACGTCCCCGCTCCGGTCAGGACGATCCGGAGGTCGGGGCGTGCGAGGAGCGGGGCGAGGAAGGCGTCGATCGCCGGGCGCCGGTCGCTGACGATCCCGGCGCACTCGCGCCAGACATCGGGCTGCTGGTCGATCTCGCGGGCTGTCGCGAGGGTCTCGGGGAGGTCTGTGGTGGTCATGGTGTGCTCCGTGAGGTCAGGGGACGACGATGTCGCGGTGGGAGGGTGAGCAGGCCTGGGCGTAGGGCCGCAGGGCGTCGCGGACCTTGTCGACGACCAGCTCGCGCGGGTCGGCGCTCAGATCGCCGGCGCGGATCCGTGCGTACTGGTCGGGGAGGAACTGGCTGATCAGCGGCAGCGGGATCGCCTGCGCCGTCAGGTTGTCGTAGAGCCGCTCCTGGGCGGCCTCGATGTCCGCGTCCGGCCAGTAGTAGCGCATCCGATCGCTGTAGCTGAAGCGGCGGGCGATGCGCTGCTCGTCGTCGCTGCCCTCGTAGTAGCCCTCCCAGTAGCCGGAGTGCTCCAGCATCCGGCGCTCGATGACCTCGACGAGGTTCGACCGCTTCCCGGCGGGGACGAGCTGGTCCTCGATGCCGGCGAGGGCGAAGAGCCCTTCCCGCAGCGCGAAGGTCAGTCCCGGTCCGACCTTCAGGATCGCCCAGTGGTCCCCGACGAGCTCGGCGAGCCGGGCCGGCTCCTGATAGTCCGTCGAATGGGCCTCGAACACCAGTCCCGGCTCGTCGTCGAGCACGGTGCGCAGATCGAGCGTCGCGTCGCTCCGGTAGTCGATGACCTGGAGGTGGTCGAACTCGACGGCGGGCTGGACGACGAGGGCGATGATGCGCGGCCAGACGTGCAGGAGACCCTCGGCGAGGAACGCGGCGCGGTGGCGGTCCAGGGTCAGGAGCGCCGCCTCGCGGGCCGTCGGGACCAGCTCGTGCAGCGTCTCGTGGGCGCCGCCCGGCACCGGCACCTCCGTGCCGATCACGTAGAGGACCTGCTGTCGGCGGCCGGTCCGCGCCGCGGTGTCCTCGGCGACGCGCAGCAGACGGGCCGAGCGCTCGGCGACGACGTCGTCGCTCAGGGGCGCCTCCTCCCCCGCGCAGGCCATGCTGCAGTCCAGGTGGATCTTCGTGTAGCCGGCCTCGACGTACGCCGCCACGAGCGCCTCGGCGTTCACCATGGCCTGCTCGGCGTCGAGGCGCTGCCAGCGGTTGGGTCCCAGGTGGTCGCCGCCAAGCACGAGGCGGTCGCGGGCGAAGCCGAGGCGGTCGGCGATCCCGAAGACGAACTCCCGGAAATCGGCGGGGGTCATGCCCGTGTAGCCGCCGAACTGGTCGACCTGGTTTGAGGTCGCCTCGACGAGGAGGTAGGTGCCGTCCTCGAGCGCCTGGCGGATCGAGGCCTCGAGCACGGTCGGATGCGCGGAGCACACCGAGTAGACGCCGAGCGGTTCGCCCGCTCGATGGTCGCGGACGGTGTTCCACAGGTGGTCGGTCACGGTTCTCCTGTCGGGGGACGGCGGTGTCGGAGCGGCGTGGGCCGCTCGGGAGGGCGGGCGGCGCGAGAGGGCGCGGTGGTGCGTCATCGGACGAGTCCGCTGTCGGACGCTCCGGTCAGGAGGCCGCAGAGGTGGTCGACCGTCCTGCTGATCGCCTGCCTGCCGCCCGCGATGTAGCGGCGGGGGTCGTGCATGCGGGGGTCCTCGGCGAGCGCGAGTCGGATCTGCTCGGTGAAGGCGATGTTCAAGGCGGTGCCCACGTTGATCTTCCGGACGCCCGCGGCGACGGCGGAGACGAGGAGCGCGTCGCGCACCCCGGACGATCCGTGCAGCACGAGAGGCACGTCGACGACCTGCGCCAGGAGCGCCGTCAGTTCGAGGTCGAGCTCCGCGCTCGCCGACGTCATCGCGTGCGAGCTGCCGACGGCGACCGCCAGGGCGTCCACGCGGGTGGCGGCGACGAAGTCGACGGCCTCGTGCGGTCGCGTCCGCACCAGCGGGGAGTGAGCGCCGTCCTTCCCGCCGATCTCGCCGAGCTCCGCTTCGACCCAGAGACCGAGCTCCTGCGCCCGCTGCGCGGCTCGGAGGGTCTCGGAGACGTTGCGGTCGTGGGAGCGGTGCGAGGCGTCGACCATGATCGAACTCACTCCGAGTCCCGCCGCGCGCTCGATCCCCTCTCCGATGAGCGCCTCGTCACGGAAGTGGTCGAGGTGCAGCGCGAGGGGGACGGAGGACGCGGCGGCGATGCCGGCGCACGCCGACAGGAGAGGTCCCATGTCGCCGTCGTGGAACCCGATCGCGTTCTCGCTGACCTGCAGGATCGCGCCGGTACCCGCCTCCTCGGCGCCCGCGACGACCGCCTCGGCCTGCTCGAGGGTGATCACGTTGAAACCGAAGACGGCACTGCTCCGAGCGACGGCAGCGTCGATCAGTTCACGGGTGGTGGTGAGAGGCATGACGAGATCATGGAGCCGAAGTGAGCGTTTCGCGCACTATCCCGGCTAAAGTGATCAATCAGAGTGCTCGTTTCGGGCCCGTGAGGAGAGCACCATGCCGTCCAGCCGCACCTCCGATGCCGCCGCACGCTCGATGTCGGGCAAGCGGGCCGACCGGATGCGGCGGATCCTCCAGCTCCTGCACGAGCACTCGAGCCGGTCCCTCGCGGAGCTCGCCGAGGATCTCGGCGTCTCCGCCGCCACCCTCCGCCGCGACCTCGCCGACCTCGACGAGCAGGGCGAGCTCGTGCGGACCCACGGCGGCGCCCGCGAGCGCGGATCCCGGAGCGAGATACCCGTCCGCCTGCGCGACTCCCGCTTCCGGCACGAGAAGCAGGTCATCGCGCGTCGAGCCGTCGATCTGATCCCCGCCGGCCCCTACGCACTCGCCCTGAGCGGAGGGACGACGACGGCCGAGGTCGCCCGCGCGCTCCGGCACCGCTCGGGGCTCACCGTGATCACCAACTCCCTCGCCATCGCGATGGAGTGCGTCGCATGGCCGCGGCTCCAGGTCCTCATCACCGGCGGCGTCATCCGCCCGAGCTCGCTCGAGGCGGTGGGCTCGCTGGCCGAGGCGTCCTTCCGGGCGATCAACGTCGGCACCGCGATCCTCGGCACCGACGGCATCAGCGCGGCAGGAGGAGTCACGACCCACGACGAGACCGAGGCGCGGACGAACCACGCGATGGTCGCCAAGGCGCAGCGCGTGATCGTCGTCGCCGACGGATCGAAGATCGGGCAGGCGACCCTCGCGAAGATGGCCGACCTGGGCGAGGTCGACGACCTGGTGACCGACTCCTCCGCCGACCCGGCCGCGCTGCGCGAGATCAGCGACGCGGGCGTCACCGTGCACGTGGTGGACGCGAGCCCCCGATCGCCCGCTTCCGGACATGACCGCTAGAGGCTGTTGCCACCGCGACCGCGCACCTGCCAGGGTTCGCAGAGCGACCGACGACGGTCCCCCGACTCGAAGGACCGGCTCATGAACGACTCCTCCTCGACCGAGACCAGCGCGAGTGAGATGACGCCCGAGATCCTCGCGGCGTTCAGCGACGCCTGGGCCCGCCACGACCTCGAGGCTCTGATGAGCCACATCACCGACGACTGCGTCTACAGCGCGTCCGTCGGTCCCGAGCCCGGCCGCACCTGGACCGGCCGGGAGCAGGTGCGGGAGGGCTTCGCGCTCATGCTCGCCTTCGACACCGGGCAGGAGCGCCACGAGGACGCGCAGCCCCTCATCGCGGGCACCCGCGGTGCGGGCACGTGGTCCTTCACCGGGACGGGCCCCGACGGCGAGGTCCAGGTCACGCGCGGCTGCGACATCTACGAGTTCCGCGGCGGGAGGATCGCGCGCAAGGACGCGTTCCGGAAGGTCTACAATGCCGACGAGTAGCCCCTCGAAGACCGCGGAGGGATCCGACTATTCCAGTGCGGGCAGCACGACCGAGCGGATCGCCTCCGCGAAGCGGTCGTAGCCGGCGTCGTCGAAGTGCAGGCCGTCCTCGACGAAGAGCGACGGGTCGATCGCGCCCTCGGGGGTGAGCAGCGCCTCGGCCGTCGGCACGAAGACGACCCGGTCGTCGGTGTCGGCGTA encodes the following:
- a CDS encoding Gfo/Idh/MocA family protein is translated as MSGPIGIGVIGVGVISDTYLENLASFPDVEVLVVGDLILDRAKSQAEKHGIPAWGSAEDVLAHPDVQVVVNLTIPAAHIEVSAAAIAAGKHVWSEKPLGLDRAAAAQLLQDAAAKGLRVGSAPDTVLGPGFQTAKRAIAEGVIGEPMFASTTFQTVGPDLWHPSPAFLFAQGAGPLLDMGPYYFTGLVSLFGPVERVAALGRKKLQERVIRSGPDAGTTFPVEVPTSLQVLTSFAAGQQAASLLSFDSALERHGVFEIHGTEGSLVIPDPNQFEGRTAFVKAPTSIADGAWGEQEWTEIEQKGTVVGRGLGLLDMVRAIAEDRPHVATGELGFHVLDVMLSAQESAENGGFVAVDSTLSAPVPAVPVDFDPFAQTV
- a CDS encoding sugar phosphate isomerase/epimerase family protein; protein product: MTLPLASVQLYTLAKQFSDDPHGSLDKLAAIGLRNVEAFDFVGRPAEIRAALDASGLAAPTGHAPLLSDELWTPDGSIPTPAPEVVFEAAAQIGIRTVIDPFVPVERWLTEDGVADIADRLNKAAEIAATFGLKVGYHNHAQEFIASFDGQTAYERFIASTDERVEIELDLFWALTGGQDVAALVSKLGSRLVAVHVKDGIAPAENPFAPGAAAFGSDTLDQRRPGEGDVPLVEALKAGEGSIEYAVIEYDNAPGDVFADIQASYDFLVKGGYAA
- a CDS encoding NtaA/DmoA family FMN-dependent monooxygenase (This protein belongs to a clade of FMN-dependent monooxygenases, within a broader family of flavin-dependent oxidoreductases, the luciferase-like monooxygenase (LMM) family, some of whose members use coenzyme F420 rather than FMN.), producing MTARDVILGMTLTDGYGNLHGAWRAPGVDPGNYADIDASIRYAQAAERGLFAFLFTPDFPAVRGDLEHSTISNVLDPMVSLTAVARATERIGFVATGSTTFQEPFNLARQFKALDVISHGRAGWNAVTTSDPAVAANYGRPVAERGERYERAHEAIQITQALWGSWEQDAWVRDQPGDRFIDPAKLRPINLQGRHVASRGPLAIPPSEQGQPVVFTSGGPSPHLLSIAGRYASGFIAEVWTIEEARAQRELVRRAARDAGRDPDEVKYFAGLMTTVAPTVREGLDRRIAIAGDMIEARLSHLGAMIGVPLSPDRIDVPLSERELAAARPSSADPRSGVALDVARRGWSPRDVLAHGVIDYHPTVVGPGAVHADHIQEWMEADAVDGFWISPDVYEDGVDTFVDEVVPLLQQRGLYPTEYPGATLRENLGVPAQYGIDPRIREE
- a CDS encoding MerR family transcriptional regulator codes for the protein MRIGELSKRTGVPSRMLRYYEEQGLITPRRLDNGYREYDDYLIDRVGKVRGLIDAGIPTRIVTSILPCLGQPRSIVVENADPGLFDLLETERDRMSEKIDFLTHNRDALTSYLEDLARVGVRSRSEAS
- a CDS encoding DMT family transporter, encoding MNTTRSWIFYAALLVLFWGVWGAFSSLPITLYGYPDEMIYVIWAFTMIIPAAFALRGQKFDRRPAAAIYGLLIGLTGAGGQLLLFNALSTGPAYLIFPIISVSPAITVLMAVALLRERLRRLAVIGLVAALAAIVLFSIAGASGEATPGPWLVIAILVSIAWGVQAFFMRKAATIGVNDATTFAWMAVSGLLLVPFAVMSMGGLPLDVPWQAPALTAATQLLNAVGALFLVMALSRGKASIVAPTTNALAPVLTIAVSLVFYQTLPSVFGTIAIVLALAGSTLMVYSDEKRGESVPAKLATPEEATTTRR
- a CDS encoding N-acetylglucosamine kinase, whose product is MALFLGVDGGGSKTDFVLLDHDGHIAARTTTASCYYFTEGIELVTGILTAGLAEITAQARITPADIDQAFFGLPGYGEVSSDIERLDALPGDVLGHTRFTCDNDMVCGWAGSLGAVDGINVISGTGSMTYGERQGATHRVGGWSELFGDEGSGYWIAVQGLNAFSRMSDGRLPRGPLYELMRSRAGILGDLDLIDVVVNRWKGLRVNIGDLSKTVVQAAEAGDEVAQRILRDACSELVEIVETTRTHLGFLDEPVPVSYSGGMFSTALIRDGFVAALSALPADYDIRTPRFSPGVGGALYAAKTAGTPLPESALARLASH
- a CDS encoding SIS domain-containing protein; this translates as MTTTDLPETLATAREIDQQPDVWRECAGIVSDRRPAIDAFLAPLLARPDLRIVLTGAGTSAFVGDIAAPALTRLLGRRVDAVATTDLVSNPRQHLAEDLPTLLVSFARSGNSPESSAATVLADEVLTSVRHLVITCDPTGALYLAHHGRDASHVVLMPALSNDSGFAMTSSFTSMLLAALLIFTGDDDAAVSKLRAAASQILDDRRSEITRLASSDFERVIYLGSGPLTGLARESALKLLELTAGKVVTYYDSALGFRHGPKAVLDATTLVIVYLSSDEYTRRYDLDIVAELRTTLSPERVVTVSATPVPESTADDWVLADLDGLDDSSLAVAYVVVAQLLGLSFSIALGMTPDNPFPDGSVNRVVRGVTIHPLTPSSGRAGRGEE
- a CDS encoding D-tagatose-bisphosphate aldolase, class II, non-catalytic subunit; translation: MTDHLWNTVRDHRAGEPLGVYSVCSAHPTVLEASIRQALEDGTYLLVEATSNQVDQFGGYTGMTPADFREFVFGIADRLGFARDRLVLGGDHLGPNRWQRLDAEQAMVNAEALVAAYVEAGYTKIHLDCSMACAGEEAPLSDDVVAERSARLLRVAEDTAARTGRRQQVLYVIGTEVPVPGGAHETLHELVPTAREAALLTLDRHRAAFLAEGLLHVWPRIIALVVQPAVEFDHLQVIDYRSDATLDLRTVLDDEPGLVFEAHSTDYQEPARLAELVGDHWAILKVGPGLTFALREGLFALAGIEDQLVPAGKRSNLVEVIERRMLEHSGYWEGYYEGSDDEQRIARRFSYSDRMRYYWPDADIEAAQERLYDNLTAQAIPLPLISQFLPDQYARIRAGDLSADPRELVVDKVRDALRPYAQACSPSHRDIVVP
- a CDS encoding class II fructose-bisphosphate aldolase, whose amino-acid sequence is MPLTTTRELIDAAVARSSAVFGFNVITLEQAEAVVAGAEEAGTGAILQVSENAIGFHDGDMGPLLSACAGIAAASSVPLALHLDHFRDEALIGEGIERAAGLGVSSIMVDASHRSHDRNVSETLRAAQRAQELGLWVEAELGEIGGKDGAHSPLVRTRPHEAVDFVAATRVDALAVAVGSSHAMTSASAELDLELTALLAQVVDVPLVLHGSSGVRDALLVSAVAAGVRKINVGTALNIAFTEQIRLALAEDPRMHDPRRYIAGGRQAISRTVDHLCGLLTGASDSGLVR